ATGCAATTATGATTCTAGTCTCAAAATCCTTTAAACCCAATTAAAATTTCTCAATGGGTTAAAAAGGattttgaacaattttcatTGGGTTATGATGGATTTCAGTCTTAATTTGTACTCTACACAATAAACTTACACAAATTAGTCTTGGATGACAATTGCCGGCTATAACTAATAATTACTTTataatgttttaaattttactttttttgacaaaataaaGATGAAAAAGTTGACAAATAAAAACATTAAAACATTGCAAACTAACAATTTTCATTGGGTTATGATGGGGCCGAAAAGAAGGAATCATTGCTTATATCCAGTCTATATAAACATTAAGTTTAAGTGTTTCTCCACACATAAGCATCTAAACTCACAACCCTACAAGCATTTAAATCTGTGATCTATTGGTGCTTGAAATAtacaagaatttttcaaaacaaagtgAAGTTGGCAGCTTACCTGTCAGGTCGTACCCCCCCAAATATATTTCTGTAAGCGTGGTTAGATTCCAAAATTCTTTTGGTATATATCCTCGGAATTTGTTGTAAGACAAGGATAAAACTTGGAGTCCTGAGCATTCTCCAATGCCTGATGGAATTTCACCTTCAAAGTAATTCCATGATAAGTAAATCCCTTGAAGTTGTGGGAGATAATCGCAGATATGTGCTGGAAGGTAACCCGATAAGCTATTATTCGTAAAACCAATCTTTTGCAATGAGGAGAGGTTAAACAGAGCCCGTGGCAGAGGGCCTACAAGTTGGTTCTGTTgaatttccaaaaatttcaatttCGGTAGAGCGCTGAATTCTTCAGAAAGATTTCCAGTAAAAAAGTTGTGACCCAACCAGATGGTCTCTAACTTTGTGAAGTTAGAGAGCCTGCCTGATAATGAACCTGAAAACCCGTTATCCCAGAAGGATAAGTATCGGAGTGCAGTTAAAGCTCCCAACCATGACGGAAATTCTCCTTCAAAGTCATTGCTTGCAAGTTCGATGTGCTTCAATCGATGGAGACGAGATAGCTCGGGTGGAAGGTGTCCATGAAAGCTGTTATTCATAACATTCAACCTGACGAGAAAAGAAAGATTTCCCAATTGTGGAGGTATCGTTCCCGCAATTCCCATGTAAGAAAGGTCAATGGCTGCGACTCTGTGATGACGAGCATTACAAGTGATACCAATCCAGCTGCAAACTGAGGTAGAAGTGGACCAGTTGGTTGGGATGATCCTTTGGGGATCGAAAATGGCGGCTTTGAAGGCAAGAAGAGCATTCAGATCACTAGCACTGTTGTTATGGTTATTGGCAATACTTATGCTAGCTGAGATAGTTGCGATAAAGTGCAACAGTACCAAGGCTCCaacgaaaagaaaataaattgtcTGCATTGCTTATGGAGAGGTAAATAAAACTTGAGGAATGCCGAACAAAAGGTAAATAAAACACGAGCATCCATTGTGACATTGGGCAGGACTTATATAGGAATATACTTGGGGTTCAGTTAAAATGTTTCCACCAGGAAGTGACAAATTGAAGATCCTCATTtgttcaactaggctcaatttTGAAATGTTTGCTAGTttaaattcttttcttcttttagatTTCTCTATATTACGCTGGCAAAACAGGAAGTAATTTATGGAAAATCTGTTTCTCAATTTATGAATAAAACAGGAAGTAATTCTATCTCTGAGACTTATGTTTTTAATTTGTCACAATTTGAAACTATCCTTTTTTTATGTATTCTTCAACTTTTGAGCAATTGATATGACAAGCAATTCCGGTGCTTTAGCATTCTATGTGGCAAAATTGAATTTTGAGTATAACAATTTTCCAGGAATGATGAAAGGGATACTACTCCAAGCCAAGCTAAAATTATTATGTGTTTGAAAATCTCTATACAAAAATAAATTGAAGGATAAAAGAAGAGAAGATGCAGAGCAAGTGTCCTAAGTCCCTAGACTTATACATGAAAGGAAGGCAGTTGACTGGAAACTCTTGTATGGATTTAGTCTACGGTATAAGTGGGTTTATCTTTTGGTTAAATGACCAAATGAGCCCTGCGGTTGACCAAATTACATTTTCCCCTACATGTGATTGTGCTCAAGCCCAACTCACGGAATCAAATAAAGCGAAAAATGCACTATTAATCATCAATGTTTGGTCCGCGTACCAAAATGGTCCTAATATTTCAACTAAAACAAATTTGATTCTCAGGGTCCGTTTGGTTGGACTGAATATTTccagggaaaatattttccatcgaagtcatttttccaaaaaatcacttccTTTCCcataattttctagtgtttggttattgagtgaaaatatttttcaaattcctttttttataattttctgaTGTTTGGTTTAtcaatgaaaatattttctgataTGATTGTTGATATGTTGCAAATGTTTTTTTACTCTCAAAACATTCATTTCATTACAAGTTaattttagtttctatccattataatcatattatcatttttataaaatatttattcatattacaCTAtgaattcttaaatgaaattaTTAATGATACTAATGAATTGGCTTTTTAtgttcctttaaaaaaaaatcattaaggGGTGAAGAGTCTCTTCTATCAAATTGCATACCGCAACATTTTCTTTGTTGTCTCAAATCagtgatactagaaaaaattaGATAACCTCTGCACTAGAACATCTTTTGTGAaatgaactaaataaaacacatttttttggtttgtttttcaTTATTGCACTGGGACTGGAAAAGAAGAGTTAAACATCAAGAAAACCTAGTTGAACACTATTTTTTATTGGTGTAGTATCATGTCATTATGTTGTTCCTTTGAAAAAGTAgggcaaataaaaaaaaattgaaaccaAAGATGCCCGAAGAAAAATGAAAGCGAAAATGTTCAGCTTTAGGaaataaaaagtgataaaagggAGAAGAACCAAAATGTAGAGAATCCTATATAGGAATATAAACCAAGATTTCAGATCCAGAATAAAAAACCTTATTCATGGTACAGAATTAGAACCATTGGTACATAAAAGCACCCTAATCAAGCCTAGAGTGACTCAAATCTCTGCTTTAAATGTTGTCAGCCTCAATTGGATAAAAAATCTGGAACAATTCAATACTTACAATTCAATACAAATATAtgccaaaatataaaatattgcTCAACAAAAACGAAAATCACATTGCCAAATAGAAAATGGTCCCAAAAATATCAATTGCCTAGGTAGTAAATCATGGTTACAAAAGGAAACATCTGTACAACACGTCACCAATGTTCATGTGAACATTTTACAGGAAAAAACTTAGTGACCAGAGCTTTGAATAAATCCAATTGGCCTGCGCATACAACTTCTCAAGGCCACGGCAAGTGACAAGGTACTCAGTCAACCCTCCTTTTTCCACTTCTAGATCACCTCCAGGGTTCAATGGTGCTGAAACacaaccaagaaaaataaatatcttaATACGTGAGAGAAGCATCAAGTCCACCCGTGAAGCACAACCTATTATAACTCAATTGCTCTAAATAAGACGGGTAAACGAAATAACAACAATAGCAACAAGAATGAAAATCATGACAGCCCATCTAATTCTAGCGTTCCAGAACTCATTTTTTGTACACAAAAGATGTAAGATTTTGTCAAGCAAAAACTGGTTTAGATCTATATAATTACTATTAGAACCTAACCCTGTTCCAGTTTTGACCAATAGTAATAATCAAATTATACCATTAGTCATCAGTTTTGACTTTTCAATTTTGGTCTATAATAATTCGAATTTGGATCATTATAGTACCTCAAGTTATAAATACGAAAActaagaattttaaaatgaaatgaTTTGCAAATTAGATTGAAATTGTGTTAGATGTGTAGTAGGAATTCTGTAATAGACATGCAAAAACTGATTAaacttatttttcttctttttctctcactttttatttcatttattcatcCCGTTAGTTTGTTACAGGCTTCTTATATTTTTCATAGCTGTTCTCAAATTTCgcataatattcaaatttattATTTTGCACCATGAATAATTAATGGCTAAAAtgttctatttatttattttttacttgtattaataattaaacactttaaaataaaagaaatatgtACCATAAATGACAAGTATTACAAGTGATTCCGGTCCAGTTGCAAACAGAGGCAGAAGTTCGGGACCAGTTGATTCGGAAGATGATTTTTGTGACATCAATATATAGGATAGAAGAAGATGCATTTTTTGTGACTAAACATGCAATATATAAATCCAATGTAGCACTCCATGCTGTAGgatgtaaaaaaaaatctaatcaaGCCAAATAATCTAATGTTTAAACTTACTTAGTGATTTTAATGAGTCAAAATTGTGTTCAACTTTGACTTACTTATACATTGAGTCGAATTGAAACAAGTTTTTATCATGTCAAAGTTGAGTCAAGATTGAGTAGATTGAATTTTTTGTGTATATTTCAAGATTCATactaatcaaatcaaatttaagcTGAGTTTTAAACTTTATTGAATACAAAATGCTATTCATATTTGTCTTGATTAATTGAAGAACCAAACTCAAATGATTTCTTATTGAGTTGAACTCGATTCGAATATCAAGTAATTTTGTTTATCTTTCAACAATACGTGCTATTGATAAACTTTTCTcagtttttaaaatttccttatACAAACTTttctcaaattttaaaatttcctgaTACCCTGACTACTAAGGATAAAATGCAACATATTTAGGGGGGAAAAAACCAATCTCAATCAGATATGGTTAATTATCCTACAATTGGGAGTAAATATATATTTCTCCATGTTTACTAACTTTATGTGAAACATTTGACAACTTACTATCCTcgtataaaaaatttgaaagtaaataaacaaataaataagagCCCGGATGAAAAGTTTGAATGATACTGTACTAAAAAAAATATGGAAAAAAACATTGCTGCGGTTGCTGCCGCACAGCCAACATGTCTTTTCGCCCTCGGATTGGAGCCCAAATGGGACTTGGCACCTTAGTACTTTCTGCCCATTTTGTCTTAAAAGGAATTTAACCCAAGCAACCAACTAATAAGAAACTTGGTATAACTCGTACAGGGTATTCGTCAGCTTAGATCACTATCAATTGAAATGCAACAATTCTtggattaaataattaattatagGCCATCTAAGGTATTCCACCGAGATGATGCCAAAGTCTTTATTTTGGACGAAAAACTTCAACAATAATACTAAGGACTTGAAAACGTGGAATTTATAGTACATTGCATGACCTCAGTCTATTGCATGATCAGCGCGTTTAGGTTAATTAGACTACACTAGACCTAGAGCcagtttcattatatttattttctatttcagATTTAGAAGGTTATCAGTGGAGGAtgaatcaaagaaaagaaaggggatAAAGACAATGAAATTCTAcctaaaactagaaaaataaaCTGTCAAAGAATCAAATAAGTGCATAACGAACCAATTGCGTTTAACTGTAGAgttaggtaatgacatttttaGAATAATTATTATGACACTTTCTTGTGGTGTGATGTacgtgaaaaaaaaataatggttGAGATAatgaaaaaatgattaaaaaatttatttgtgattcaagtaaaaaaattttcaaataatattgaATCGAAACATGCTTGTATGCGTATGCAACGACTAGCAAGAAATAACCTACAGCCAGTGCTATCTATTGATATATCTTAAAGAAAGAAATCGACCAAAATAAATTTCTATGCACCTATTAATTTGCTCAGATACTACATGCATTTCAACCCTTTACTTGCTAGATATTACCTGCCTACCTGGGAAGATTTATACCTCACCTTGGAGTTCGTGGTATGCAGGTTCTTCTTACTAGATAGTGATGTATGGTTATGGAGAATTTTAAACAccttttcttgtcatttgaGTCTATTTTTTCTAATATGAGGGTGATACTAAAGTTATCTAATATTGCCATCTTGAGGAAGACAATAAGGGTCGAAATCTATGTTTCAATTCCAATTTTGATTCCAGTCTATTATGTGGAAAGAAAAAAGTTGCACCAAAAAACTTCTCACCCAGTCCCAAGTCAAGAATTGACGCgttattcattttatttctgCTATTTCCTTTCAAGAAAGACCACAAACTGAGAAGGGAAGCTATTAAAGTTTGCATTTTCCAATTGACTAAAAGGCGTTGGACCATAATACTCTCGTATGAATCCAGTCCACGCTTAACCATTACCGTGGTCCAGCATAGAAGATGACAGATTCACCATGGACGGCCTGTATACTTCTGTTCATTGGTTAATGGTCAGAATCGTAAATGGCTCCATGCTACTAGAATTTCCCCAACTGGACTTTTAAGTATCTTCAACCCCATAAATGCATAGAAAATCTAACATTCACTTTTGTGGATTCatctaaaacaaaatttgtGGGAACGTCTTCTTGGTGTAACGGTAGATTCAAGACTAACTATTGTACGTAAACAtgctcttaaaaaaaaaaatcatgggatCGTTTGCAATTTATACTGTTACGTGTAATGTCTTCAAAAACTTTAAGAACTCATAGATTTTTTTTCGCActatgtataattgtacttcaatattgaattttgtttttgttaaaaACTAACTTGAAGTTTTGGATTTTTATTTTCTGGGGTGAACCACTTAGGGAGCCCCTTAACTATTCCAGTGATCAGACTATTGGTCATTTATCTATTTCAAATATTGAATTGGTCCCTCAACAATAAAAAAGTGtcaaaatttgagattttaatttatttctactcttatatccatcatatttctACTTGGATGATGCCAAAATCTTTATTTTCGAAAAAAGACTTCAACAATAATGCCGAGGACTTAAATGCGGGGAATTTAAAATCTGTAACATGGCCTGAGTTTAGTGTGTGATAGATGCGTTTATGTTAATTAGAcaggataatttcagaaacctcccctgaggtttctaataatttcacttggctttcctaaggtttcaaaaattacgCCTACCTCTCTTGTCCATTTCAAATGACAACAttatccttaatatttttaataagaCTCTTTTGTTGCCATGTTTATGTAAAGGAtggattttattattttgtttaccTTTTTCCTTCCTAttcatttctcttatatttcattGGAAGTATAGAAGAACTATCAATATTGTCCCTAATATCTATCCAAATTAAACTTTAAACTAGCaatatttttatttgataactTTTAATATCctccaattttttttgtatCTTAAAACAAAATGGCCCAAAatcactactaaattatgatagtTCCACCACTAAACTAGtccataaatttttattaaaaaaatagtccataaactttaaaagaaacaaaatagcACTTTCTTCTCTATCATAAAAAGAATTTATATTCCTAGTAAGCATTACGAAAAATACCATATTACAACAAAAGATTTATTGTTATAATTAATTATCAAATAACAAATATTGACATGAAAAACTTGACACtttttttatttagaaaaataaattgaaCTTTGTAAGATAAGAGCATTTTAAggtatttattaaaatttttactCTATTTTTTGCTCAGAGTCTAcatgcatttcaatcatttaCTTGCTAGATATTTCCAGCCTACCAAGGAAGATTTATACCTCGCGTTGGACTTCGTGGTAAGCGGATTCTTCTTTCCAGATAGTGATACATAGTAATGGAGAATTTTAAGCAccttttcttgtcatttgagtctattttcctcTAATCTGGGGTTGATACTAAAGTCACCTAATATTGCCGTCTTGACGAAGACCACAAGGGTCGAAATCCATGTCTCTTCTTTCCATCCGACTTTTCTAAAGTGAAGTGTGGTAGAAAGATAAGTAATTATCTGAGTTTTCTTGACTTAGACCTGCAgcaattattttcctttttcttataTCCTTCCTGTTAATTGGATGGAAAGGAGCGAGAAATAGATTCGAGACTTTGACCCAAGACCTAGACCTGCTAAAGGTCTTCACCTTcccccctcccaaaaaaaaaaaaaaaacttcccgCTGTGGTTATTATCTTTTTTCTTACATGCCTCTACAATTTCAAGTTCGAATTGCACCATGAACTCTATCATCACTTGTGTGTGAGTCTGTGtgttttttctttccaattAATTGCACCATGCAGCACCCTTCTTTCGTTCTCTTTGTAACCATAGTGGATGAAAAGCATACTTGGTTTTGAAACATGTCGAATTACCAAATGCACACCTTAATTGTGTGTAGTGAATAACTATCATTTTCATTGCACACCTTTATTATGTTATTTCAGATAATTTGTAGcctaaaacttttttttccatATGTTTCAGTTTTGGCCAATAAGTTTAAACAGTTGACAAGAATTTATTGTAAAACCATCAATACCTTtgccaaaattaacaaaatagaaGTATTACTAAACAACACCAAAATCCATTAAGAGAATCCTTTACAAAATACTAAATCACTGAATGGGCTCACTTGAATTCTATAACCAAATGTTTCTAAGTAACAAACAGGAAATCAACCATACATCGATCCATGGCCCATCCATCCATCAAGCATCAAATTTCAAGTTTGTCATGGCCTGTCTACATTTAAGTTATGAGTCCTTTGCTTTTCCTTCCTGGCCCTACATACTTCTTTATCTCCAATCTTCATGCTCTGGTGAagtttccttcattttttcttcccAAAAGACGAGGGTTAAAGATTGGGATGTGAAGTTTCCTTCAAACTAGTTAAGGTTaaagttcaaataaaaggaCATCATTAAGATTCCCAAGTTACAGGTTCACTTAACACAGTTACTGGTGCGTGTGCAAAATGGCTCTGTACTTTATAAAAGTTCTCTTCAGCAGCTGAAAGATAAGACTTGACAGTCACTTTTAGGTagtttttgtatatttgatgcgTTATCAAACGTTTATTTTATCTATAAAGCAATCAATCCATGTAATTATACAATAATTGTATGCCAAATGTTCATGCAATCACTTTTTGGTGATGGATCACATTCAGTTCCATATTCTGCTTTAGCTAAAGAGACATCAACTTATAGCTAGTTTTCTGACAATCCAAATTCATGAACCTTGGCGAACAACAGGTTGTTGCCTTTTCTTGTTCATTTCTGTTTGGGATTTCTTGTAAGTTAGAAGAATTGGATGATCTTATTAGAACTTTAGCCTATTGAAGAAGATTATCTTATCTTGTGTATATGTCTGTCTTTGTAACTTTAGTTATTATCTGTGGTTGTTAtccttggaaatatttttaGGAGCAGTTAAGGTATGATAGAACTCTATCATTGAGACGTGATAGAATTCTCTTTTCAGTTGGTACGTGATAGAAGTCTGTCCTCGTTGTTTGTATATATTGAAGGCACGGAAGCAATAAGAAAACAGACTTCCCAAATAATTTtcacatggtatcagagccatggATGACGAAGGGAAACACAAGAATGTTGGGAAGAAATTTGTCTCACCATACATTTTGACTTCGAATGACAATCCTAGGACTATTATTACCCAGGTACAATTGAAAGGTGACAACTATGATGAATGGGCTCGAGCGATGAGCACTGGATTGAGAGCAAAGAAGAAAATGGGATTTATCGATGGAACAGTGAAGCAGCCAGATGATAATTCCGTCGATCTGGAGGATTGGTAGACTGTGAATTCGATGGTAGTTTCGTGGATTCTCAACACGATAGAGCCAGCCTTGCGATCCACCATAACTCATGTGGAAATCGCAAAGGACCTATGGGAAGACATCCAAGAGAGGTTCTTTATCGCTAACGGGCTCGAGTACAACAGATCAAAGGAGAGATTGCAGAATGGAAACAACAGGGACTTCCAATTGTGACCTACTATGGAAAATTGAAGCAATTATGGGAGGAGCTTGCAAACTATGAGCAAATTCCGACATGTTAATGTGGAAGATACACGTGCAATCTTTCAGTCCAACTTGACAAGAAACGTGAGAAAGAAAAACTTCATCAGTTCTTGTTGGATTTGGATGACATGGTATATAGAACAGTTCGTACCAACATTCTTGGGACAAAACCACCAACCAGTGTGGGTAAGGTATGCTCGTTGATATGCCAAGAGGAGCGCATCCGAAGCATGTCTAGAGGAAAGGAGGGACGTGGAGAGCTCGTGAGTTTTGCTGTTCAGGCCAACACAGAAGGTAGGAAACCTAGAACTGAAATAAAGGATAAGTCTGCACTGTGTTCATATTGCAATCGCAGTGGACATGATGCTGGAAATTGTTTTTAGCTTATCGAATATCCTGATTGGTGGGGTGATCGGCCCAAAGAAATTAGAGGCGGCTTAGGACGTGGACGCGGAAACCAGAATTCAGGACGTGGATGTGAGGGTATGCCTAGGGCTAACTCCATTCAGACGATTGGTCAGTCTTCCTCGTCAACAGTAGCCGCAGAAAGGGAGCATACGGTACAAGGATTGTTGAATGGTGAACAGTAGGCAGTTTTCCTGAGTCTGCTGAATTCTTGCAAACCTAGTACCAATGAAAAGCTATCTGGTAAGAATTATTTGAACTGGATAATTGACTCGGGTGCGTCTCACCATATGACTGAAAGTTTAGGATGTATATCTGAATTGAAGGATTCGACGGTGTGTGCAGTAGGATTGCCTGATGGCAGCCAAACAATGGCGTTGAAAGAAGGGTCAGTTCGTTTGGAGAAATAGATGAAGTCAATGAATGTGCTATAAGTCCCCGATTTTAATTGCAATTTAATTTCAATATCACAGTTGCTTGATGAATTGAATTGCAATGTTTTATTTACTAAAAAATTATGTGTTACACAGGACCGCACTTCGAGGATGGTGATTGGAGCGGGTAAACGACGCGAAGGACTTTACTACCTCAAGACCATGGGAGAAATCAAGACATGCAATACAAAATGTAGGGATATCAATGAGCTATGACATAGAAGAATTGGACACCTATCTACCAAAATAGTAGGATTACTTCCTGATGTGAGTTCTAGCAGTAATAAGTATGATAAGGGAAAACCTTGTGAAATTTGTTTAAGAGCCAAGCAGACTAGAGAAGTATTTTTTCCTAGTGATAATAAAGCAAATGCAATTTTTGAGATGATACATTGTGATATATGGGGACCTTATCGAACTACTGCTTCTTGTGGTGCCTCATATTTTTTAACtattatggatgatttttcaagagCTGTGTAGATATATATGTTGGTTGTTAAATCCGAAGTAAAATGTGTACTTCGTAATTTCTTTGCAATGGTCAAATGACAATATAACAGGGAGGTGAAAATTGTTAGAAGTGACAATTGCGTGGAATTCACTTGTTTAGATAGTTAATTTGCTGAAAATGGAATGGTCATCATACATCATGCGTTGGAACACCCCAACAGAATGGACACGTTGAAAGGAAACATCGCCATATTCTGAATATGGCTAGAGTATTATGTTTTCAAGCAAATCTTCCTATTGAATTTTGGGGAGAATGTGTGTTGACTGCCGGATATTTGATTAATCGGACTCCATCCAAACTTTTAGGGAATAAGACGCCATATGAATGTTTGTTTGGAGAGCCACCCAATTATAAACATTTTCATACATTTGGATGTCTGTGCTATGCTAGAGATATGAATCGAGAGAGAGATAAATTTGCCAATAGAAGTCGGCGTTGTTTATCTGTGGGATATCCCTTTGGTAAGAAGGGATGACAGCTGTATGATCTTGAAAATGGTGACTATTTTGTATCACAAGATGTGATGTTTTCAGAAGATGAGTTTCTGTATGCGGAGGCAAGTGCAACTAATACAACCAACGATGTCCTGGGGACAAGTCCACTTGAGCCAATTGATGTTGCTGAAGACGAAGTGGTTGATGCAAGGGAAGATGATCTACTTGCAGAAGTTACGAGTATAATACCGGAGATCACAAATCGGGATCACAATGATGAGAATAACGAAGAAAGGGGGCACCACAGGCGAAGAAGTTGGATTGGTTGATGAGCAACTTGGGTGTGGTCAACGAATAAAGCACTCATCTAGTCGCCTAAAAGATTATGTGACATACACAGCTCAATGCATAAACCCTTCAATATGTTCACCCAAACCAATCTCATCCTCAGGTACTCCTTATCCTATAGCACATTATGTAACGTGTGATAATTTTTCTGTGCATCATCGGTCTTTCTTAGCAACTGTGACAACCGGTAGGGAGCTAAAATTCTATAGTGAGACAGTGAAGGACTCTTGGTAGTGACTGGCCATGAAAAATGAAATCGATGCACTTGACAATAATAGAACATGGACGGTGGCAAACCTGCCACTAGAGAAGAAAGCCATAGGTAGCAAATGGGTATACAAAATCAAGTATAACTCAGATGGAACTATCGAGCGGTATAAGGCACGTCTGGTGATTCTTCGCAATAACCAAGTTGAGGAAATTGACTACCATGAAACATTCTCTCCTGTTGTAAAAATGGTGACTGTTCGCACTTTCTTGTTTGTGGCGGCAGCAAAGGAATGGGAACTCCACCAGATAGATGTTCACAATGCATTTTTGCATGGTGATTTGGCAGAGGAAGTGTATATGAAGATGCCTCTGGGTTTTACAAGTCCACAATATAAAAAGGTGTGTAGGCTACAAAAATCTCTTTATTGGTTGTGACAAGCTCCATGTTGTTGGTTTGCTAAACTCACAAATGCCTTGCAGCGGTACGATTTTTCTCAATCTCATTCCGATTATTTATTGTTTACTCTGAGTCAGAATAACATACAAATGAGTATACTCGTATATGTTGATGACCTTGTGATTGGGGGCAATAACGGGGCTGCAATTCAGCAATTCAAAGAATATTTGTGTCAATGTTTCCATATGAAAAACTTAGGAATGTTAAAATACTTCTTAGGATTGGAAGTTGCTAGAAATAAGGATGGAATTTTTCTCTATCAACGAAAGTATGTGCTGGATATCATTACTAATGCCGGGTTATTGGGTGCTCGACCAACAAGAATTCCGACGGAGCAACATCATCGGTTGGCAATGGCAGAAAGCATGCCTTTGATAGAGCCAGAAAAGTATATGCGGTTAGTAGGCCGGTTAATTTATTTGACACTAACGCGACCTGAGTTGTCTTATGGTGTCCATGTTCTCACTCAGTTTATGCAGAAACCCAAAGAGGAACATTGGGAAGCAGCCTTGCGGATGGTTTGCTATTTGAAAGGCAGTCCTGGTCAAGATATATTCCTTCGATCAGCCTGCAATTTGCAATTGCAAGCATATTGTGATTCGGACTGGACAAGCTGTCCTTTGACATGCCGGTCTCTCACTGGATACTTTGTTTTATtgggaaactctcctatatctTGGAAAACTAAGAAACAACATACCGTGTCAAGGTCATCTGCTGAAGCAGAGTATTGATCTATGGCTGCGACCATCTGTGAGCTGCGATGGTTGAAGGG
This portion of the Coffea eugenioides isolate CCC68of chromosome 11, Ceug_1.0, whole genome shotgun sequence genome encodes:
- the LOC113752460 gene encoding LRR receptor-like serine/threonine-protein kinase GSO1, with product MQTIYFLFVGALVLLHFIATISASISIANNHNNSASDLNALLAFKAAIFDPQRIIPTNWSTSTSVCSWIGITCNARHHRVAAIDLSYMGIAGTIPPQLGNLSFLVRLNVMNNSFHGHLPPELSRLHRLKHIELASNDFEGEFPSWLGALTALRYLSFWDNGFSGSLSGRLSNFTKLETIWLGHNFFTGNLSEEFSALPKLKFLEIQQNQLVGPLPRALFNLSSLQKIGFTNNSLSGYLPAHICDYLPQLQGIYLSWNYFEGEIPSGIGECSGLQVLSLSYNKFRGYIPKEFWNLTTLTEIYLGGYDLTGL